The Aureispira anguillae DNA window TCAAGAGGTTCAACAGTGGGGAAACACCTTTAATACGGTATCCAATGAACAATCGAGAGGAGAAGATTATGAAGCATTTAAGCAAGAAAAAGCCGCAGCATTATTGGAACAATTGTACAAACAATTTCCTCAATTAAAAGGAAACATCTCCAACACCTACGTTTCTACTCCCTTGTCTTTTAGAGATTATATTGGCTGCCCAACGGGGTCTCTTTATGGCTTTGAACGCAACTACAAAGATCCTATGCGTACTGCCTTGGCCGTCCAAACACGCATTCCCAATTTGAGCCTAACGGGACAAAACGTTAATGTGCATGGCATTTTAGGAGTGACAGTAAGTGGCATCTTAGCCTGCTTAAAGTTTACCGATAGAAAAAAATTATTGACAGATATTGTTTCTGCCACTTAGCACACCAGATCACTAAACGGATAATTTTAAACTCTATGACACGATTAAAAAAATGGGGCAAACGCCTTCGAAATCTTTTAATTTTCACCGTACTTTTGGTGCTGTTTTTAGAATGGTGGTTGAGCATCAGTCCCCCTCCAATAACAGATACTAGTGCCTGGACTTTAGAACGCAGCAAAAATGGAAACGATTTTTACCGTATAAAAAATAATTGGCTGCAAAAAAATGAACATGGTCTTTGGGAAGCCTATATAGAGGGTAAACCCTTTGAGAGGGGAGCAATTTTAGGCAACTTAGCCCAAGAGCTTATTGTCCAACAAGAAGTATATTTTGTACGACAAATCAAAGCGTTAATTCCTTCTGATGCTTTTTTGTATTTGTTGCGCTATATGGTTGGTTTTTTTAATCGAAATTTGGATGAATATATTCCTATAGAATATCAGCAAGAGATTTATGGTGAGACGCATTTTTGTAGCAATGAGTTTAATGCGATAGGTTCTAATTATGAACGTATTTTAAATTACCATGCTGCTCACGACATTGGTCATGCGCTAAAAGATTATGCAGTGGTGGGCTGTACTTCTTTTTCTAGCTGGAAAGAAAAAAGTGCAGATAGTAGCTTGATTATAGGGCGTAATTTTGATTTTTATGTAGGAGATGATTTTGCCAAGGACAAGATGGTGTTGTTTATCAATCCAGAAGAAGGGTACCAACTAGCAACCGTTACTTGGGGGGGCTTCTTAGGGGTCGTTTCTGGAATGAATGAGAAAGGATTAACGGTGACTTTAAATGCTGCAAAATCTGGCTTGCCTACCTCGGCCAAAACTCCTATATCTATTGTGGCTCGAAAGATTTTACAATATGCAAAAAACATAGAGGAGGCCTATCAAATTGCTCAACAATATGAGACATTTGTATCAGAGTCGCTAATGATCGGTTCCGCAGAGGATGGGCGTACGGCTATCATTGAAAAATCCGTTAACCAAATTGCTTTGTATTATTCTGATGACAATGAAATTATTTGTTCGAATCATTATCAAAGTAATGCTTTTCAAACGGATAGTGACAACCTCAATAACATAGCGACCAGCGCCTCTAATTATCGACAAATTCGCACTCAAAACCTAATGCAAAAACATACGCCTTTGGATTATCAAGCGGTAGCACATATTCTTAGAGATAAACAAGGTCATCAAGGAGTGGATATAGGATTGGGCAATGAAAAAGCCTTAAACCAATTGCAGGGACATCATTCGGTTATTTTTATGCCAGAACAACGCCTCATGTGGGTCTCTACGGCTCCTTATCAGCTAGGAGAATTTGTGGCTTATGATTTGAATAGTATCTTTAATCAGAAAAAGGTTCCCAATCGTTCTGTTGGCGTTGACTCCTTGCTTATTGCCCAAGACTCCTTTGCCTTATCCACTGATTTTAAGAACTATGTAAAATTTAGACAATTAAAAAAAGAATTAACATTACTGGCTCAAAATGGTACTTCCTGTACGTCAGAAGAAGAGAAAAAGGCAGCACTTATTATAGAACTTAACCCTGATTATTACCATGCCTATGAGTTAGCTGGAAATTTTTATAAGGCAAAACAAAATTATCAAAAAGCAATTTCAGCTTATACAACTGCCTTAAGCAAAGAGGTTGCAACAGCAGCAGAAAGAACGCTTATTCTAGAAAATTTAGAGGCTTGTAAAATGGCAGTTCAAGAACAAAACAACTCATAAGCTTATCGCCAATCCTGAATTTTTACGACATATGAAAATCCCACAAATAGAACGTGCAACAAAGGCTGAAATAAAGGCTTTTCAAGATAAAAAATTGAGCCAATTGATTCAATATCTGGCTACTCATTCTCCCTATTATCAACGCATCTTTAACGAACAGAATATTAGCCCTGACGCCATTCAAACGCTGGATGATTTATCCCTGTTGCCAATGACAACTAAACAGGATTTGCAGCAATACAACGATGACTTTATCTGTGTTGATCGACGTCAAATCATTGACTATGTGACAACTTCTGGCACAATGGGAAAACCTGTAACCTTTGCACTAACAGATAAAGATTTGGATCGCTTGGCCTACAATGAAGCCACTTCTTTTGCTAGTGCGGGCATCGATGACAATGATGTATTGTTGTTAACGACTACCATTGATCGCCGTTTTATGGCAGGCTTGGCTTATTTTCTAGGTGCTAGAAAGTTAGGGGCAGGCATTGTACGAGTAGGGTCTGGTTTACCAGCTTTGCAATGGGATACCATCAAGCGAGTTTCTCCAACCGCCTTAATTGCGGTGCCTTCTTTTATCTTTAAGTTGATAGAATACGCCAAAAAGAATGGCATTGACTATCAGAACAGCAGTATAAAAAAAGCCATTTGCATTGGAGAATCTTTGCGCAATTCCGACTTCTCACTCAATACCCTAGGGCAAAAAATCACCGACTTGTGGGATATAGAATTATATTCTACCTATGCTTCTACTGAGATGAGTACGGCTTTTACCGAATGCGAATATAGTAGAGGCGGGCATCATCATCCAGAGTTAATCATTGTTGAAATTTTGGATGAAGCGGGGCAGCCTGTTCCTGAAGGTGTCCCAGGAGAAGTCGTCATCAGTACTTTAGAAATGGAAGCGATGCCCTTATTGCGTTTCAGAACAGGGGACATTTGTGAATGGTATCAGGATGCTTGTTCTTGCGGTAGAACAACTCTGCGTTTGGGACCTGTTCTTGGTAGAAAAGGGCAGATGATAAAATACAAGGGAACTACCCTTTACCCTCCTGCGTTATACAACCTATTGAATCAATTTGAAGAAATTGTTGCCTTTGTGATTGAGGTATTCACCAATGAAATTGGCACGGATGAAATTATTATCAAAATCTGCTCTAAAGATGCTTCACCTCGATTCCAGAAACGAATCAAAGATCATTTTAGAGCCAAACTAAGGGTCGCTCCTAAGGTAGAGTTTTCGGATTTTGAAACCATCAATGCACTGCGTTTTCCAGCGATGAGCCGCAAGCCTGTTTTGTTTTTTGACCATCGTTAGTTGCCTGTGCTTAATTGAATTGGTCAATTATTTGTTAAATTTGCGCTATTGTTCTTATACATATATTTAACTAAACTCTTTAATTTTTAATTATGAGAAACTTACATTATTTGTTCCTTTTATTTCTTCTCCCTACTTTAAGTATTGGGCAAGGAAAATTTGACTACACTGTCAGTGAACCCTTCCGTGTAATTGATGCTCGGTATAAAACTTATGCCTCTAAAAAAGGTCAAACTTTGGCAATCAAGAAAGATGGTAAAGACATCTACATGCAGCATTTTGATGCTGTAAAGATGAAAGAAATTCAACGCAAAAAAATTAGTGATTTACCCAAAGGATATGTTATCGAGAATATATCTTGGTTTAAAGATAAACTTTATTGTTATTATTCGCTTTGGGACAAAAAAAATACAACCGAACAACTTTTTGTAAGAGAAATTGATTTTGAAAATTGTCAATTTAAAGCCAAAGAAAAAAGAATTGTAGCGGTAAAAGGAAAGTTAACGGGAGCTCCAATGTTTTCTATGGGATTTGGTGGTTTCTCATTTAGAGTAGAGTCTACTCCAAAGTTTGATTTTTTGTATTCCAAAGACAAGTCTAAGCTATTAGTTCAGTACCGTAGAAAACCTGAAAAAAAGAGAGATGCAATTAACCATGATATCATTGGTATGTTTGTTTTTAACAACGATCTAGAAAAACTTTCAGGAAGTGATATAGAAATGCCTTACACAGAAAAAAAGATGGATAACATCGATTATAGTGTAGATGCCGAAGGGAATGCTTATATTTTGGCAAAGGTAAGACCTGATGGTTCTGATAAAAACACCAAGAAAGATAAAAAGGATAAAGCGCCTAATTATCATATCGAATTGTTTAAAGTTGCTCCTAAAACAAAGAAAATAAAAATCACAAAAATCCAATTAAAGGACAAATTTATCAATGGGATTTGGTTGTTTGAAAGTGATAAAAAAGAAATGCTTTGTGCAGGTTATTACAACAAAAATAACTATGCTACTGCCGATGGTATATTTGTTTTTAAATTAGATAAAGAGGGTGGAATCAATGATAAAATTTTTCATGAAATTCCTGTAGAGATTTTAAATCAATACACGACCAGTCGTACACAAAAGAAAAATGAAAAGAAAGAGAAAAAAGGCAAAGCTGAATTTTCATCTCTTGTCATGGACAAATTAGTTATCCAAAAAGACGGTAGCATTATTTTAATGGGGGAACAATATTATGTAGTTGTTACCTATGATTCTAAAGGTAGAGCTCGTTATACCTATCATTATAACGATATTTTGGTAAGCAAAATTAGCCCTGATGGAAAATTAGCTTGGATGAGAAAACTCCCTAAGCGTCAAACTGGTGGTAGAGGACAAGGTTCTTTGAGTTATAAACACATGAGTATGGGTGGCAATCACTATTTTGTGTTTTTAGATAACATCAAAAACTTAGATTTAGGTTTGGATGAAAGACCAGCCCGTCACATGGATGGTTTAGGAGGATTTTTTACCGCTTATAAAGTTCCTGATGGAAATGGTAAGGTTTCTAAAGTTTCCATTTTTGACACAAAAGATGTAAAAGATGGTCTTAAAATTTATCAATTTAGTGTGGATAGAATCCTTGAAGTTTCTAGTGATGAATTCATCATGGAGGCCTACAAAAAAGGAAAAGAAGATGTTATGATTAAAGTAAAAGTGAAGTAATTAAAAAAAGGGTTGGGGACATTTTCCTCAACCCTTTTTTAGTTTAAAGCTTGTTTCTACACCAAAGTTTTATTTATAATCTGCATCCCAGTTTTTGTTTCTATTATTGAAATAAAAACTAAAAAGCAAAGCCAATACTCCCATTACCAAAAGTATGATTGAGACAATTAATAAAGCGAAAAATAAACTAGGATAAAATAACAAGAGGAAAAATAATGCGATTAAAAACATACTAAAAAAAACAAGTGCTATAATCATATAGATCTTACCTCCTATATCTGTTTTTACTTGATGGGGTCCCCTTTTTTTCTTTTTTAACCGTTTCCGCTTCCGCTGTTTTTTCACTTTCTTTTCTACAGGTGGAGCTACCTCAACTACAGTGGTAGAATTATAAACAACAGCAGCAAAACCATTGGTTGTCACCAAGCATAAACCAAGCAGTACTAATAAAAATAATCTCATGATCAATGTTTTAGTTTTTAATGCTGCAATGATAAGATTTTTTAAGTACTATTTAAACTCAATATTTATTAATTCTTCTCTCTAACTTTCAGCAATAAATCAATTAATAAAACCCATGACTACAAAAGCTTTTTCGTAACTTGTGTAAGTTCAAACCCATTGAAAGCAATTAACATAAATAACAACAAAGATGAGAAAAGAGAACGTGGATGTATTGGTAATTGGGGCAGGTCCTGCAGGTAGTGTTGCAGCAGCTATATTAAATCAGAATGGACACAAAGTTAAGGTCGTAGAAAAGCAACAATTTCCTCGCTTTGTTATTGGCGAAAGTCTACTTCCTCGCTGCTTATACAATCTTGAAAAAGCAGGTTTATTAGAAGCGGTTAAGGCGCAAAATTTTCAGCGTAAAAACGGAGCCTGTTTTGTGCGCAGTGCCGAAGAGTATTGTGATTTTAATTTTTCTGAACAATATACTAGTGGCTGGGAATATGCTTGGCAAATGCCTAGAGCTAAATTTGACAAAACCTTGGCAGATGAGATTGTTCGTCAAGGAGTTGAACTAAATTATCAAGAAGCAGTAGAAGCGGTGCAATTTGACAAAAAAAAAGCACTTGTTGATATTAAAACCCAAACGGGAGCGCTTTACCAAGTAGAGGCTCAATTTGTGGTAGATGCTAGTGGCTATGGTCGTGTTTTGCCCCGTCTATTGGACTTGGGGAGCCCTTCTACATTTCCGAGTCGTAATGCCTTTTTTGCACACATCAAAGACCCTGTAAGAAAAGAAGGTTCTGAAGTATTAACAGAAGTGGTAGATCTTCAAGAAGCTTGGGCATGGATTATCCCTATAGAAGAAGGAATCACTTCGATTGGTTTTGTTGGGAAAGCTGAATTTCTAGCGCAAAAAGGAGCAGCTTATGATGAAAACAGATTTCAAGAACTACTCTATACTCATCCCCTATTAAAAGATAGATATGCCCAAAATCTAACCTTTGTTTTTTCGCCCAAACTTATCAAGGGCTATTCGGTTGGTGTCAAAAAAATGTATGGAGAACGCTATGTTTTGGTTGGAAATTCCACTGAATTTTTAGACCCTATTTTTTCTTCAGGAGTTACCTTTGCAACAGAAACAGGAGTTGTTGCTGCTGAATTGGTGCACCGCCAACTTCAAGGCGAGACAGTAGATTGGGAAAAAGATTACGCTGAATATATGCAGCACGGTATCAATGTCTTTAGAACTTATGTGCAAGAGTGGTATACGGGCAATCTACAAACTATCTTTTTTGCTGGACAAAAAGTTTCTAATTTTAAGGAACAAATTTGCTCTGTTTTAGCAGGTTATGTTTGGGATATGTCCAATCCTTATGTAAAAAAACACCACAAAGCAATTGCTCTTTTAGCGGATGTAATTAAGCGGCAAAAAGAAGCACGTATTGCTGCAAAATAAAGATTTTATTGAAAATATATCCTTCCTTTTTCTGGATACCAAATCCTCTAATTATAAAATAGTTAGAGGATTTTTAAATAATATTAACCACGATCCCTCTTATTAAGTTCCACTCTATGGCAGCTTTTTTGATACTATTCTATCGAGTAACGATTCATTATTTTATCTTTTCTAACATTATCAGCATGAAAACACTTCTATTTCTAACCTTCTCTTTAATAGCCACTCAATCCTACGGTCAATCTCTAGAACAATATGTGATTGGCACCGCAGGAGATTTTGGGCTAAACTCAGGAGGAACCACCCTAAGTTGGACGCTAGGAGAACCAATTGTAAGCACCGAAAATAGTAGCACAGCAATACTAACACAAGGTTTTCAGCAACCAATTGTTGTTAACTCTTTATCGACCAATCAAGCACTTACACCATCTATATCCCTTCAGGTTTTTCCCAACCCAACCTTCCAAGAGCTTTCCATTCAAAAAGACATTTCTTCTAACTTAAAAGCCGAATTATTTGATATTTTAGGACAACGCATTGCTCAATACGATTTAGTGGATAATACAACAAGAATTGATCTCAACAATCTACCTGCTGCACATTATTTATTGCGTGTCTCTAAATTAGACAAGACTAGCATTCAAACATTTAAGATTCAAAAAATACAATAAATCATGAAACAATTCCTACTTCTATTTTTGCTTTCCATAGGCTTTATTATAACAACCCACGCACAATCGCCTCAAGCCTTCCAATATCAAGCCATTGCAAGATCTAACACAGGGTTACCAATTATCAATCAAGCCATTAGTATACGAATATCTATCATTGCTAATAGTCCAACAGGAGCCATTTTATATGTAGAAACCCATGCTCCTACCACCAATCAATTTGGGTTATTTAACCTAAAAGTAGGACAAGGAACAGTAGCCAATGGAACCTTTAATACCATTAGTTGGGGCAGCAATGCGCATTATCTAAAATTAGAAATGGATGAAACGGGCAATTCAGCCTATCAAGATATGGGAACCATTCCATTAGTTTCTGTTCCCTATGCCTTACATGCTGCTACGGTAGACAATACAGATGATGCAGATGCCGATCCCAATAATGAACTACAAAGTTTATCCATCAATGGTCCTAACTTGAGTATTAGCGGAGGCAATACCATTACATTACCGACAGGAACTACTGGCGGCAGCATCCAATTTCTCTCCAGAAATAACGATACACTTGCCTTATCTAGTGGCGGGGGCTTTGTTTTGTTGAACGATGATAATCCCAGTAACGAATTACAGACGCTCTCTATCAATGGTTCTAACCTAAGCCTTAGTAACGGCAATACCATTACACTTCCTACGGGGAATACAACTCCTCAAGTCTTATCTAAAATAGGGAATAGTATTTCTTTGTCCAATGGTGGAGGAAGTATCAATCTAAACGATGATAATGCTAACAATGAGATACAAACGCTTTCTTTTAGCGGCTCAACCTTAAGTATTAGTGGAAATGGTGGCAATAGTGTGACGTTGCCTTCTGGTGGAACCCTAGACAATGCCTATGATTATGGAGGAGCAGGAGTTGGAAGAAGTATAATAGCCGATGCTGGAGAAGTATCGATAACAACTGCCAGTGCTAATGCGACCGCTTTAAGAGTGGAGAACAACAATACAGGAGTAGGCTTAATTAGTAGCACCAATAATGCTAGCAATACATTTTCTGCGATTCAGGCGAACACCAATAGTAATTCGAATACTGTAGCAGGTATTATAGGGAATACAACAGGCACTGCATGGGGAGTAGCAGGGCAAGCTGCTGCCAATTCAAATGCTGAAGCGGCTGTTTATGGTAGTAACCTGAGAACGGTTGGTGGACATGGCGTTTTGGGCGTTGGTTTTAATGGAACAGTAGGTCAAACAGGGCAATCAACTGGCTTTGGAGTCTATGGTGAAAACTTTGACAATGTCGCTCCATTGGGTAATGGTGTAGGCGTAGGAGGAAAAGGTTTTTATGGTGTTTTGGGAGAAGATCGATATTTAGGTGCTCAAAATGGAGCTTATGGGGTCTATTCGAATGGAACCTTAGGTGCTACGGGAACAAAAACGTTTCGTATTGATCACCCCAAAGATCCTGAAAATAAATACCTTCGCCATTTTAGTATAGAATCTAGCGAGGTATTAAATGTTTATAGGGGAACAACTACTTTTGATGCCAATGGCAATGCAACGGTTGAACTACCCGACTATTTTAACAGCATCAACAAAAATGTAAGTTACCAATTAACACCTGTTGGGGCATATATGCCTTTGTATATCAAAGAAAAAGTCAATGAGAACAATCAATTTGTGGTGAGTGGGGGTATTGCAGGAAAAGAAGTTTCTTGGGCAGTTTATGCGGAACGTAACGACTTGTATATGCAACAAAACCCTCAACAACGTGCTGTTGAAATTGAGAAACGCCCCCATGAAAAAGGGCATTATTTAATTCCTTCTTTGTACGGTGAAGGGCAAGATAAAGCCATCTTTAAACCACAACCTAAACCACAAAAACAAGCTCCAATGAACGTTATGGACTAAGATTATACGTAGAAATTATCCCGAATCTTGATAAGTACAAGGTTCGGGATTTCAGTTTTTACAAACTTATTTAGTTGTGCTAACAAGAGACCTCATAAAAACGCCTAAGCTTTTCTTTTATACCGTTTCCAAAGTCTTTGCACAGTTGTTCGATGAAACAATTTTCCCTGTGCGGTTTTAAAGCCATTTTGATTGAGCTTTTCGGCTATAACTTGTAGCGTGAAGCCTTTGTCTTTGTACAAGACAATCAACTCTGTTGCTCGTCTATTATTGGGATTAATCCGAGCTTTTTGCAAGATTCGTTCTTGCCCTTTTTTTCGTGCAGCATCCGAAAAAGTAGAATTGCGCCACTCCCCTACTTCTTCTCTCTTGGCATCCAAAGCTTGTTTGGTACGAATAGAAATCAGCTCCCGCTCTCGATCTGCAATCGCCATAAAAAGTGTCAAGGTAAATTTATCCAAATTGGGAATGTCACAACTAAAAAGGCGACCATCCAGCAAATTATAAATGTGCAACGCATCTTCCGTCTTTCTGCTCAAACGGTCAATTTTGGCAATGGCTAAAGTATAACCTCCTTTTAAGCACAAATCTAAAGCCTGCTGCAAAACCAATCGTGTTTCAAAATCTCCCCCACTTTGTACTTCCGTAAATTCTTGAACAACTGCCTGCCTTTTTATAAAATGATAAAGATATGCCTGTTGAGCTTTTAAGCCCAAACCACTCTCTCCTTGCTTTTTGGTAGAGACTCTGTAATAGATGACATATTTTGTTGGCATTTTGAACGATTTTGTTTCAAAGTTACAAATTAGTTATGAGGGTTACTAATTTGTAATCTTTTTATTATTGGCATCTATAAATATAAAAAATAGCCTCAAATGAATACTTGAGGCTATAGCTATTCCAATTTAAGCCAAAATTTTTGTTGAGTTCTTTACTGTTGTATTGATATTCATTCACCCCACAACCTGTGGCTGCACAAACTTCCGCTCCCCACGAATTGGCATACCAAAGGGATAATAATGTTCTTGCTGCAAGAACTCATTGGTATTGCTATTTGGGGCTACTTCTAAAATAACCTAACCGCAGCCTGATCGCTCTCAGTAGTGAACTCCATTGGAGAGAACACTCTAGGGCGATGAAGTGTTTGTAGTTTTTATTAGCTTTACTGAGCCTTCTGGTTCTTTTGAACCTCCCCCCAATAATTAGATACATAAGAATCAATATAGATTGCTCAATTTTGGCTAAATAAAACCGCTTGCTTTTATGCAGCCGTATAAAAATGCCATCTTAAAAATGGGAATTCCCATTGCTTCTTGAATTAGCGACTGTTTTTTAGTGAAAATAATTTTAAAATTTTATCTTAAAGGGAGTATTTACGGCTCTTACGACACCCCATAAAATACCTTACAAATTAAAAGTATTCATTAGAGTATCAATACTTCTTTATTTATCTATTCAGACAAACATTAACATATTCCCCCCTTTTAGTATATAACTATTTTAGAGCTAAGACTCCTTACAAATCATTAAACAACTATGAAACATTCTGTATTTATAATATTACTTTCTTTTATAAGTACTTCTGCACCATCTCAGATCAACAAAGGCAAAAAATTGGTCACAAAGGGCGATTATGTTGCTGCCATAGAAGCCTTTGAAAATGATTTAGAAAAATATACAAGTAAACCTATTTCATTGCATGAATTGGCCAAAATTTACTTCAACAAAAGATACAATGGTTATGATATAGAAAAAGCTTATCAATATATTTCTAGAGCGATCAAAGAATACGATGGACTCAATAAATCCAATCGTAAAAAGGTTCAAGGCAAAGGATTGAGTAAAATAAGCATGAGTAAGTTTCAAAGTGATATTGTTATTGAAGCCTTTAATATTACTCAAAAAGCAAATAACTTGGATGCCAGCAAACGCTTTCTAGAATTTTATACGACAGCAGGAAAGCAACAGACTGAAAATATGATCAAAATTAGGGATCGACTGGCATTTGAAAAAGCTACCAAAGAAAATACGTTTGCTGCTTACAAGACCTTTTTCAAAAATTACGAAATTTCTTGTGCACGATACAATTCATCGCTATTAATCAAAGCTCAAAAAAAGCTATTAGAAAGCTATATTTCAGAAAAGGGATGGAAATTTTATCCTACTTTCGAGGAAAAGTATAGAGACAACATTTATGTAAAAGATGCCAAAGCTGCTTATGCACTAATTAAGATTATTAGAAAAAATAGCTTAAAAGAATACCAAAATTACACAGAAGCATTTCCGCATACCCCTTTTAATAAATTTGCTAAAGACTATATGTTTGACATCATCATGAAGGGGTCCAATCTTCCTGATTACGACTATTTTGTAAGAGCCTATCCCCATTATGAAAAAAGTGACAAAATATGGCTGCGTTTTTATCGGCTTTACCTTCAGGAACACGGAAGCAGTTCTGTTATGGAGTTTGAAAAATCATATCCTAATTATCCTTTTCAAAAAGCAATTCAAGCCGCTACACAAGAGGCTCAAAATAAAAGAGATAGACCACTTTTTGAAGAAGCCAAAAAGAAAGAAGATATTTTCTTAATATTAAACTTTATAGAGCACTGCCCTAGTTCTCCCTTTGTTATTGAGTTGGAAAAGGCAATGTATTCAGCGCTTAAAAAGAGAGGCTTATTTAGAGGTTGCAGAAAATTTTTACAACTTTTTCCCAATAGTTCTTATTATGATGAAGTTTTAGATATTTATTATGACGTATATGTTAGTGATGGAGAGTTAGAGACCATCAACCAATTTATGATGGAACATCCTGAGTATAAAGACATCAACAAACAAGAAAAGGATTTAAAATTAGCCGAACAGGGATCTATGCTTAATTTAGTTGGTAAACTAAATAAGGATGAACTACAAGCCTATGAGCAGTATATTCGAGCGGCGGCGCCCAAGGAAAGAGCTTTTATTGCTTTGCAACGATTAATAGAACAAGCAATAGATGATAAACAATGGTCTATTGCCTTGGAAAAAGTTAAGGAATTTGCTCCACTTTTTGGTGCTAATAACACTAAAATTAAGACACTTCAAGCCTTATTAAGCAGCAAAGATATTGCCATACGAAAAATGGCGATGGGAGGAGGAATTAACTCTTCTGCTCCTGAATATGTTCCACTCATTTCTATCGATAATCAATCCCTATTTTTCTGCAGATTAGAGCAATCCGCAGCA harbors:
- a CDS encoding C45 family autoproteolytic acyltransferase/hydolase, translating into MTRLKKWGKRLRNLLIFTVLLVLFLEWWLSISPPPITDTSAWTLERSKNGNDFYRIKNNWLQKNEHGLWEAYIEGKPFERGAILGNLAQELIVQQEVYFVRQIKALIPSDAFLYLLRYMVGFFNRNLDEYIPIEYQQEIYGETHFCSNEFNAIGSNYERILNYHAAHDIGHALKDYAVVGCTSFSSWKEKSADSSLIIGRNFDFYVGDDFAKDKMVLFINPEEGYQLATVTWGGFLGVVSGMNEKGLTVTLNAAKSGLPTSAKTPISIVARKILQYAKNIEEAYQIAQQYETFVSESLMIGSAEDGRTAIIEKSVNQIALYYSDDNEIICSNHYQSNAFQTDSDNLNNIATSASNYRQIRTQNLMQKHTPLDYQAVAHILRDKQGHQGVDIGLGNEKALNQLQGHHSVIFMPEQRLMWVSTAPYQLGEFVAYDLNSIFNQKKVPNRSVGVDSLLIAQDSFALSTDFKNYVKFRQLKKELTLLAQNGTSCTSEEEKKAALIIELNPDYYHAYELAGNFYKAKQNYQKAISAYTTALSKEVATAAERTLILENLEACKMAVQEQNNS
- a CDS encoding phenylacetate--CoA ligase family protein → MKIPQIERATKAEIKAFQDKKLSQLIQYLATHSPYYQRIFNEQNISPDAIQTLDDLSLLPMTTKQDLQQYNDDFICVDRRQIIDYVTTSGTMGKPVTFALTDKDLDRLAYNEATSFASAGIDDNDVLLLTTTIDRRFMAGLAYFLGARKLGAGIVRVGSGLPALQWDTIKRVSPTALIAVPSFIFKLIEYAKKNGIDYQNSSIKKAICIGESLRNSDFSLNTLGQKITDLWDIELYSTYASTEMSTAFTECEYSRGGHHHPELIIVEILDEAGQPVPEGVPGEVVISTLEMEAMPLLRFRTGDICEWYQDACSCGRTTLRLGPVLGRKGQMIKYKGTTLYPPALYNLLNQFEEIVAFVIEVFTNEIGTDEIIIKICSKDASPRFQKRIKDHFRAKLRVAPKVEFSDFETINALRFPAMSRKPVLFFDHR
- a CDS encoding NAD(P)/FAD-dependent oxidoreductase is translated as MRKENVDVLVIGAGPAGSVAAAILNQNGHKVKVVEKQQFPRFVIGESLLPRCLYNLEKAGLLEAVKAQNFQRKNGACFVRSAEEYCDFNFSEQYTSGWEYAWQMPRAKFDKTLADEIVRQGVELNYQEAVEAVQFDKKKALVDIKTQTGALYQVEAQFVVDASGYGRVLPRLLDLGSPSTFPSRNAFFAHIKDPVRKEGSEVLTEVVDLQEAWAWIIPIEEGITSIGFVGKAEFLAQKGAAYDENRFQELLYTHPLLKDRYAQNLTFVFSPKLIKGYSVGVKKMYGERYVLVGNSTEFLDPIFSSGVTFATETGVVAAELVHRQLQGETVDWEKDYAEYMQHGINVFRTYVQEWYTGNLQTIFFAGQKVSNFKEQICSVLAGYVWDMSNPYVKKHHKAIALLADVIKRQKEARIAAK
- a CDS encoding T9SS type A sorting domain-containing protein; translated protein: MKTLLFLTFSLIATQSYGQSLEQYVIGTAGDFGLNSGGTTLSWTLGEPIVSTENSSTAILTQGFQQPIVVNSLSTNQALTPSISLQVFPNPTFQELSIQKDISSNLKAELFDILGQRIAQYDLVDNTTRIDLNNLPAAHYLLRVSKLDKTSIQTFKIQKIQ
- a CDS encoding recombinase family protein codes for the protein MPTKYVIYYRVSTKKQGESGLGLKAQQAYLYHFIKRQAVVQEFTEVQSGGDFETRLVLQQALDLCLKGGYTLAIAKIDRLSRKTEDALHIYNLLDGRLFSCDIPNLDKFTLTLFMAIADRERELISIRTKQALDAKREEVGEWRNSTFSDAARKKGQERILQKARINPNNRRATELIVLYKDKGFTLQVIAEKLNQNGFKTAQGKLFHRTTVQRLWKRYKRKA
- a CDS encoding OmpA family protein yields the protein MKHSVFIILLSFISTSAPSQINKGKKLVTKGDYVAAIEAFENDLEKYTSKPISLHELAKIYFNKRYNGYDIEKAYQYISRAIKEYDGLNKSNRKKVQGKGLSKISMSKFQSDIVIEAFNITQKANNLDASKRFLEFYTTAGKQQTENMIKIRDRLAFEKATKENTFAAYKTFFKNYEISCARYNSSLLIKAQKKLLESYISEKGWKFYPTFEEKYRDNIYVKDAKAAYALIKIIRKNSLKEYQNYTEAFPHTPFNKFAKDYMFDIIMKGSNLPDYDYFVRAYPHYEKSDKIWLRFYRLYLQEHGSSSVMEFEKSYPNYPFQKAIQAATQEAQNKRDRPLFEEAKKKEDIFLILNFIEHCPSSPFVIELEKAMYSALKKRGLFRGCRKFLQLFPNSSYYDEVLDIYYDVYVSDGELETINQFMMEHPEYKDINKQEKDLKLAEQGSMLNLVGKLNKDELQAYEQYIRAAAPKERAFIALQRLIEQAIDDKQWSIALEKVKEFAPLFGANNTKIKTLQALLSSKDIAIRKMAMGGGINSSAPEYVPLISIDNQSLFFCRLEQSAAGLQNENIYVSSFKDQEWQMATPVKGLNTDTKNEGLLGISPDKQQIIIFEGNVRNGDMRISTRTSKGWSSPVPLPNTINTSSWDADGMISSDGNALLYVSERTDVLDLKQEGDIKGFHGSNTGNRDIFVSLKNEKGEWQEPINLGDAINTPFAERTPFLHPDMKTLYFSSDGHGGLGHLDVYKTTRLDDSWKNWSTPINLGKSINTTQNDWGYRVSTDGKTAYFATSNHDGDDDIYYVELPPIYQPEIVSVVSGKIIALDGQPIDAEIVWEEIETGKEMGRLKNNATSGDFFIALPNGKRYGYFIEKEGYFPRSNYIDLSNKSEKTTINDQLQLIKIDEMIDNHISLSINNLFFKNNQFELAPASYPALNRLAQIIKKDHLTTDILGYTDNQGIPKDQVELTQNRANAIKDYLISKGCKHHKITTKGLGSIHPIGDNQTPEGRILNNRIEVQFSR